One Gemmatimonadales bacterium DNA segment encodes these proteins:
- the guaB gene encoding IMP dehydrogenase → MSRLRPEYGLTFDDVLLIPRRSSVHPRNVQTASSFTRAIPLNIPLVSAAMDTVTEAEMAIAMARAGGIGVIHKNMSIDRQAAEVDRVKRSESGMIMNPITLGPDRPLREAHALMRRFRISGVPIVDGNGRLIGIITNRDLQFESNLGRPIAEAMTRDSLVTTPVGTTLAEAEAILARHRIEKLPVVDADGILKGLITVKDIFKRRDFPDANKDQHGRLRVAAAVGAGAEAAVRAKALVGAGVDVVVIDSAHGHSDGVLETVAALRESYPEVQLVGGNIATEAGARALVERGVDAVKVGIGPGSICTTRVVTGVGVPQITAIIDAVRGAGEIPVIADGGIKYSGDMVKALAAGAASVMMGSMLAGTEESPGESILAEGRRFKLIRGMGSLSAMQDGSADRYFQEGEVSVSKLVPEGIEGRVPYKGPVADVLFQMVGGLRSGMGYCGVADIEALQRDTEFTRITSAGLRESHPHDVTITREAPNYSV, encoded by the coding sequence ATGAGTCGACTCCGACCCGAATACGGCCTGACGTTCGACGACGTCCTCCTGATCCCCAGGCGGTCGAGCGTCCACCCCAGAAACGTGCAGACCGCCTCGTCGTTCACCCGCGCCATCCCGCTCAATATTCCGCTGGTCTCCGCCGCCATGGACACCGTCACCGAAGCCGAGATGGCGATCGCCATGGCGCGCGCCGGCGGCATCGGCGTGATCCACAAGAACATGTCGATCGACCGCCAGGCGGCGGAGGTCGACCGGGTGAAGCGCAGCGAGAGCGGGATGATCATGAACCCGATCACCCTCGGCCCCGATCGTCCGCTCCGTGAAGCGCACGCGCTGATGCGGCGGTTCCGGATTTCGGGGGTCCCGATCGTCGACGGGAACGGGCGATTGATCGGGATCATCACCAATCGCGACCTGCAATTCGAATCCAATCTCGGCCGGCCGATCGCCGAAGCGATGACCCGCGACTCGCTGGTGACGACACCGGTCGGCACGACGCTCGCCGAAGCCGAAGCGATTCTCGCGCGGCACCGGATCGAGAAGCTCCCGGTTGTCGATGCCGACGGCATCCTCAAGGGGCTGATTACCGTCAAGGACATCTTCAAGCGCCGCGATTTTCCCGACGCGAACAAGGATCAGCACGGCCGCCTTCGCGTGGCTGCCGCGGTGGGCGCCGGTGCCGAGGCGGCGGTGCGGGCCAAGGCGCTGGTCGGCGCCGGTGTCGACGTGGTCGTCATCGATTCGGCGCACGGACATTCCGACGGCGTCCTCGAGACCGTCGCTGCGCTGCGCGAGTCATACCCGGAGGTCCAGCTGGTCGGCGGCAACATCGCGACCGAGGCGGGAGCTCGCGCGCTGGTGGAGCGCGGCGTTGACGCCGTGAAGGTCGGGATCGGCCCGGGCTCGATCTGCACCACGCGGGTGGTGACCGGCGTCGGCGTCCCGCAGATCACGGCGATCATCGACGCGGTGCGCGGTGCGGGGGAGATTCCGGTGATCGCCGACGGCGGGATCAAGTATTCCGGCGACATGGTCAAGGCGCTCGCCGCCGGGGCCGCCAGTGTGATGATGGGATCGATGCTCGCCGGAACCGAAGAGAGCCCGGGGGAGAGCATCCTCGCCGAGGGGCGGCGCTTCAAGCTGATTCGCGGAATGGGATCGCTGAGCGCGATGCAGGATGGCTCGGCGGACCGGTACTTTCAGGAGGGCGAAGTCTCGGTCTCGAAGCTCGTTCCGGAAGGGATCGAGGGGCGCGTCCCGTACAAAGGGCCGGTCGCCGATGTACTCTTCCAGATGGTCGGCGGGCTGCGCAGCGGGATGGGATACTGCGGCGTCGCCGATATCGAGGCACTCCAGCGCGACACCGAGTTCACCAGGATCACCTCGGCCGGGTTGCGCGAATCGCATCCGCATGACGTGACGATTACCCGGGAAGCGCCCAACTACAGCGTCTGA
- a CDS encoding 6-carboxytetrahydropterin synthase has translation MTRAISLHARHRYPDAGPTGDHGHLYRIEITVGGVIDEARQTLIDLALLDRILTDEIAKPIDGRHLNEAIADFASRGWLPTCEAFAAWCWRQIAPRLPSGVELERVRVAEDATLWADCTGTG, from the coding sequence TTGACGCGGGCGATCTCGCTGCACGCGCGCCATCGCTATCCGGATGCCGGTCCAACCGGCGATCACGGCCATCTGTATCGCATCGAGATCACGGTCGGCGGCGTGATCGACGAGGCCAGACAGACCCTGATCGATCTTGCCCTCCTTGACCGCATTCTGACCGACGAGATCGCCAAACCGATCGACGGACGCCACCTTAATGAAGCGATCGCTGATTTCGCGTCGAGGGGATGGCTGCCGACGTGCGAAGCATTCGCGGCATGGTGCTGGCGCCAGATCGCACCACGTCTCCCTTCCGGTGTGGAGCTGGAACGAGTCCGCGTGGCGGAGGATGCCACGCTCTGGGCCGATTGCACCGGAACTGGCTGA
- a CDS encoding amino acid permease — protein MSLWATKSIADLRAEAEATNEHSLKRSLTAGNLTALGIGAIIGAGIFVLTGQAAALYAGPAVPLSMIIVGIACAFAGLCYAEMASVVPVAGSAYTYSYATMGELVAWIIGWDLVLEYAAGAATVGVGWGGHLVDLFHNLGIALPATLTNAPTRWCEAEDVAKAVAGCAHTGINMTGALLNFPAMFIVILMSTILVIGIKESATFNNFIVILKVLIVLLIIAVGLGHINTANLHPFIPDNTGKWGTFGYSGVLRGAGMVFFAYIGFDAVSTAAQEAKNPQRDLPIGILASLGICTLLYVAVSAVLVGMVPYTELNVSAPMAFAMDKIGAPFIIRILVDVGAVLGLGSVVLVMLLGQSRVFYSMSRDGLIGGWGSRVHPKFRTPYLSTIFTGIAVTIAAGILPLDVISQLVNIGTLLAFVLVCIGVMVLRKVRPDLERPFRTPWVPLVPILGVICCFGLMLTLPGYTWLRLIVWLIIGLCIYFTYGRKHSTLQRSLAGGAAPHG, from the coding sequence ATGAGTCTGTGGGCCACCAAGTCCATTGCCGATCTGCGCGCCGAGGCTGAGGCGACGAACGAGCACAGCCTCAAGCGTTCGCTGACGGCGGGTAACCTTACGGCACTCGGGATCGGCGCGATCATCGGCGCCGGGATCTTCGTCCTGACGGGACAGGCGGCCGCGCTGTACGCCGGGCCCGCGGTCCCGCTCTCGATGATCATCGTCGGCATCGCGTGCGCCTTCGCCGGACTCTGCTACGCCGAGATGGCGAGCGTGGTCCCGGTCGCCGGGAGCGCCTACACCTACTCCTACGCGACGATGGGCGAACTCGTCGCCTGGATCATCGGCTGGGACCTGGTCCTCGAATACGCCGCCGGTGCCGCGACGGTCGGCGTCGGCTGGGGTGGACACCTCGTCGACCTCTTCCACAATCTCGGGATCGCGCTCCCCGCAACGCTGACCAACGCGCCGACGCGCTGGTGCGAAGCCGAAGACGTGGCGAAGGCTGTTGCCGGATGCGCCCACACCGGTATCAACATGACCGGTGCATTGCTCAACTTCCCGGCGATGTTCATCGTCATCCTGATGTCGACGATCCTGGTGATCGGCATCAAGGAATCGGCGACGTTCAACAACTTCATCGTGATCCTCAAGGTCCTCATCGTCCTGCTGATCATCGCGGTCGGTCTCGGCCACATCAACACCGCCAACCTGCATCCGTTCATCCCGGACAACACCGGCAAATGGGGCACCTTCGGTTATTCCGGCGTGCTGCGCGGCGCGGGGATGGTCTTCTTCGCGTACATCGGATTCGACGCGGTCTCGACTGCAGCGCAGGAAGCGAAGAATCCGCAGCGCGACCTCCCGATCGGCATCCTCGCGTCGCTGGGGATCTGCACGCTCCTGTACGTCGCCGTGTCCGCGGTGCTCGTCGGGATGGTGCCGTACACCGAGCTCAACGTCTCGGCTCCGATGGCATTCGCGATGGACAAGATCGGTGCCCCGTTCATCATCCGGATTCTCGTTGACGTCGGTGCAGTGCTCGGTCTCGGCTCAGTGGTGCTCGTGATGCTGCTCGGCCAGTCGCGGGTCTTCTACTCGATGTCACGAGACGGCCTGATCGGTGGATGGGGCTCGCGGGTGCATCCCAAGTTTCGCACGCCGTATCTGTCGACGATCTTCACCGGCATCGCGGTCACTATCGCCGCCGGCATCCTTCCCCTCGACGTCATCTCGCAGCTGGTCAACATCGGCACGCTGCTCGCCTTCGTGCTGGTCTGCATTGGCGTGATGGTGTTGCGGAAAGTGCGTCCCGACCTCGAACGGCCGTTCCGCACGCCATGGGTGCCGCTGGTACCGATTCTCGGCGTGATCTGCTGCTTCGGTCTGATGCTGACGCTGCCGGGCTACACCTGGCTCCGACTCATCGTGTGGCTGATCATCGGCCTCTGCATCTACTTCACCTACGGTCGCAAGCACAGTACGCTGCAGCGCTCGCTCGCGGGAGGAGCGGCACCGCACGGCTGA
- a CDS encoding cis-3-hydroxy-L-proline dehydratase: MRITGIRAYQIDLPLHEASYKWSGGNAVTVFDSTVVAIDTDAGITGWGEVCPLGPAYLPAYARGARTGIAELAPQLIGSDPCDLARLNDQMDAAMRGHPYVKSAIDMACWDILGHACGLPAVTLMGGRAGEDFALYRAISQEPPDVMAQHIAQYRSEGYTKFQLKVGGDPDTDIERIRAAAGVLAPGDVLIADANTGWTQHAAIRVAGAVRDVDVYLEQPCTSYEECLAVRRHTDRPFILDEVIDGIGMVVRGAADGAMDVINLKISKVGGLTRARQIRDLCVSLGIAMTIEDTWGGDIITAAIAHLAHSTPERFLFSATDFNSYVTVAFADGAPRRQHGRLAASREPGLGVRPKMAALGDPVLSIS, translated from the coding sequence ATGCGAATTACCGGCATTCGCGCCTATCAGATCGACCTGCCGCTGCACGAGGCGAGCTACAAGTGGTCGGGCGGCAACGCGGTCACGGTCTTCGATTCGACCGTCGTCGCGATCGACACCGATGCCGGCATCACCGGCTGGGGTGAAGTCTGTCCGCTCGGCCCGGCATATCTGCCGGCGTATGCGCGCGGTGCGCGGACCGGGATCGCCGAACTCGCGCCGCAGCTGATCGGCTCCGATCCGTGCGACCTCGCCCGCCTCAACGACCAGATGGACGCCGCGATGCGCGGACACCCGTACGTCAAGTCGGCGATCGACATGGCGTGCTGGGACATTCTCGGTCATGCCTGCGGACTCCCCGCAGTGACGTTGATGGGCGGCCGCGCCGGCGAGGATTTCGCGCTGTACCGCGCGATCTCGCAGGAACCTCCCGACGTGATGGCGCAGCACATCGCGCAGTACCGCAGCGAGGGATACACCAAGTTTCAGCTCAAGGTCGGCGGCGATCCCGACACCGATATCGAGCGGATTCGTGCGGCGGCAGGAGTACTGGCACCGGGTGACGTCCTGATTGCCGACGCGAATACCGGATGGACACAGCACGCGGCGATTCGCGTCGCCGGCGCGGTGCGCGATGTCGATGTCTACCTCGAGCAGCCGTGCACTTCGTACGAGGAATGTCTCGCGGTGCGCCGCCACACCGATCGTCCCTTCATCCTCGACGAAGTGATCGACGGGATCGGCATGGTGGTGCGCGGTGCCGCAGACGGCGCGATGGACGTGATCAATCTCAAGATCTCCAAGGTCGGCGGCCTGACCCGTGCGCGACAGATTCGCGACCTCTGCGTCTCGCTCGGCATCGCGATGACGATCGAGGACACCTGGGGCGGCGACATCATCACCGCGGCGATTGCCCACCTCGCCCACAGCACGCCGGAACGCTTCCTTTTCTCGGCGACCGATTTCAACTCGTATGTCACGGTGGCATTTGCCGATGGCGCGCCACGCCGACAGCACGGGCGGCTCGCTGCGTCGCGGGAACCGGGTCTCGGCGTGCGCCCGAAGATGGCGGCGCTCGGCGATCCGGTCCTGTCGATTTCCTGA
- a CDS encoding SH3 domain-containing protein — translation MFRTRCWSGALLVVLGVGTVAAQQPELVRVRADRANVRVAPSIDSMVTRVLSKGTVLTAVGHDSGWVKVELAELQLKGWIARNLVEPVTAAGAAPVAAATKAASMQESSASAPATSTAASATRAEPPPPPPPAPLSSTRPGAANASPTSNLPPMAAATAAASTDDRMHVQLIAGWLRTTGAGSDASGNAVHGIRGAVGFVVPVASGVGIMPELGVNRYTRTTTDNSFGVESTSSLVEYDAVASFLVRPRFGSESASFFIVAGPTITYDVHCNASTSGDGFSFSGSCTGSGSDRLDYGITGGAGAQLGPLVLQVRYTFGLHNFDSDFGGSLRTRTLLLSGGLIL, via the coding sequence ATGTTCCGCACCAGATGCTGGTCGGGCGCGTTGCTGGTCGTGCTCGGAGTGGGAACGGTGGCCGCGCAGCAACCAGAGCTGGTCCGCGTCCGCGCCGACCGTGCCAATGTCCGCGTCGCGCCGTCGATTGATTCGATGGTGACCCGGGTCCTCTCCAAGGGGACAGTCCTGACCGCCGTCGGGCACGACAGCGGATGGGTCAAGGTCGAGCTCGCCGAGTTGCAGCTCAAGGGGTGGATCGCGCGCAACCTCGTGGAACCGGTGACCGCTGCGGGCGCTGCACCGGTCGCTGCCGCGACGAAGGCCGCCAGCATGCAGGAGAGCTCAGCATCAGCTCCGGCAACGTCAACCGCAGCGTCGGCGACGCGTGCCGAGCCACCGCCGCCACCACCACCAGCGCCCTTGTCATCGACGCGGCCCGGCGCTGCGAACGCTTCCCCGACGAGCAACTTGCCACCGATGGCGGCGGCGACCGCCGCCGCGAGCACCGATGACCGGATGCACGTACAACTAATTGCCGGTTGGCTCCGGACGACTGGCGCAGGCAGTGACGCCAGCGGCAATGCGGTCCACGGAATTCGTGGCGCGGTCGGATTTGTGGTGCCCGTCGCGAGTGGCGTCGGGATCATGCCGGAACTTGGTGTCAATCGGTACACCAGGACGACCACGGACAACTCGTTCGGTGTCGAGAGCACTTCCTCCCTGGTCGAGTACGACGCAGTGGCGTCGTTCCTGGTCCGTCCCAGGTTCGGGTCGGAGAGCGCCAGCTTCTTCATCGTGGCCGGACCCACAATCACCTACGACGTCCACTGCAATGCATCGACTTCCGGCGACGGCTTTTCGTTCTCGGGTTCCTGCACCGGAAGCGGCAGCGACCGGTTGGACTACGGAATCACTGGCGGCGCCGGCGCGCAGCTCGGCCCACTGGTTCTCCAGGTGCGGTACACCTTTGGCCTGCACAACTTCGATTCGGATTTTGGTGGAAGCCTGAGGACGCGTACGCTTTTGCTCAGCGGCGGCCTGATCCTCTAG
- a CDS encoding bifunctional oligoribonuclease/PAP phosphatase NrnA: MSSSGLDPDAIAAIAGLALPRRRICLTTHVNPDGDGLGSEVAMAHLLRAAGADVCITNPTATPPRFGFLFEDLPGVDRSDHAVKELRRAEAIIVLDIADLARLGSLADTVRERGVPVGCIDHHVSPGTLPPGPRLVDPTAAATGELVALLARESGWHLTTAMARALYVALVTDTGGFRFSNTRPRTLRVAADLLEAGVDPEQVYLDVYAGAPPGRPRLLAEVLETLVVEDKIGLAWITVPSGALERHQVESDDLDGAVEHARSVRGVRLALLFREVSGDRIKVSFRSVGAVNVAELARRFGGGGHAKASGVALPGTMAQVQSTVLAASREYLRS; the protein is encoded by the coding sequence ATGTCTTCCTCGGGACTTGATCCGGATGCAATCGCGGCAATCGCCGGTCTGGCACTGCCACGCCGGAGAATCTGCCTCACCACCCATGTGAATCCCGATGGAGACGGCCTCGGGAGCGAGGTCGCCATGGCGCACCTGCTCCGCGCGGCCGGCGCCGACGTCTGCATCACCAATCCCACCGCGACGCCGCCGCGCTTCGGTTTCCTCTTCGAGGATCTTCCCGGCGTTGATCGCTCCGACCATGCGGTCAAGGAACTCCGACGGGCCGAGGCGATCATCGTGCTCGACATCGCCGACCTCGCACGGCTCGGATCGCTGGCCGATACGGTTCGCGAGCGCGGCGTGCCGGTGGGATGCATCGACCACCACGTCAGTCCCGGCACGCTCCCGCCCGGGCCGAGGCTTGTCGATCCCACCGCCGCCGCGACAGGAGAGCTGGTTGCCCTCCTTGCTCGCGAATCGGGGTGGCACCTCACCACGGCAATGGCACGAGCGCTCTATGTCGCCCTGGTGACCGACACCGGTGGCTTCCGCTTCTCCAACACCCGCCCCCGGACGTTGCGCGTTGCGGCTGACCTGCTGGAGGCAGGCGTCGACCCCGAGCAGGTCTATCTCGACGTCTACGCCGGCGCGCCGCCCGGCCGGCCGCGGTTGCTGGCCGAGGTGCTCGAAACGCTGGTGGTCGAAGACAAAATCGGCCTCGCCTGGATCACCGTTCCATCGGGGGCGCTCGAGCGCCACCAGGTCGAATCCGACGATCTTGACGGTGCGGTGGAGCACGCGCGATCGGTTCGCGGGGTGCGGCTGGCGCTCCTGTTCCGCGAAGTCTCCGGCGATCGGATCAAGGTCTCGTTCCGCAGTGTCGGCGCGGTCAACGTTGCGGAGCTGGCACGCCGGTTTGGCGGTGGCGGCCATGCGAAGGCGTCCGGCGTGGCACTGCCGGGAACGATGGCGCAGGTGCAATCGACGGTACTCGCCGCCTCGCGCGAATATCTGCGCAGTTGA
- a CDS encoding sulfite exporter TauE/SafE family protein produces MSAIPSTTASRERATPMAGLFLLGTVTDFFDTLGIGSFATTTAILRLGRIVEDENIPGTLNVGHAIPTITEAVIFIILLGGLIDLPTIVTMVLAGGVGAWYGAGIVANWPRRAIQRGMAIALVITAAFMAVRMLLNLSHTAGTTGFTGLPLVVAIIGSVVIGSLTSLGIGNYAPTMAMTYMLGMNEKAVFPIMAASASLILPAAALRFFRAGRFDRRTAIGLAIGGIPGVFIAAFLVKELPLSVVKWVVVVVLLYTSATLWVASRNAASVA; encoded by the coding sequence ATGTCTGCCATTCCGTCGACCACGGCCAGCCGTGAACGCGCCACCCCGATGGCGGGGCTGTTCCTCCTCGGCACCGTCACCGACTTCTTCGACACGCTCGGGATCGGATCGTTTGCCACGACGACGGCAATTCTCCGCCTCGGTCGAATCGTCGAGGACGAGAATATCCCCGGCACGCTGAATGTCGGTCATGCGATCCCGACAATCACGGAGGCGGTGATCTTCATCATCCTCCTCGGCGGATTGATCGACCTGCCGACGATCGTCACGATGGTACTCGCCGGCGGGGTCGGCGCGTGGTACGGCGCCGGGATCGTGGCGAACTGGCCGCGTCGCGCGATCCAGCGCGGCATGGCCATCGCCCTGGTGATCACTGCGGCGTTCATGGCGGTCCGGATGCTCTTGAATCTTTCGCACACCGCAGGCACCACGGGCTTCACCGGCCTCCCGCTTGTGGTCGCGATCATCGGCAGCGTGGTGATCGGCTCGCTCACGTCGCTCGGTATCGGCAATTACGCCCCCACGATGGCGATGACCTACATGCTCGGCATGAACGAGAAGGCCGTCTTCCCGATCATGGCTGCGTCGGCGTCGCTGATTCTCCCCGCCGCGGCGCTGCGCTTCTTTCGCGCCGGACGATTCGATCGCCGCACCGCGATCGGCCTCGCGATCGGCGGCATCCCCGGCGTCTTCATCGCCGCGTTCCTGGTGAAGGAGTTGCCCCTGAGCGTGGTGAAGTGGGTGGTTGTCGTGGTGCTGCTCTACACGTCGGCAACGCTCTGGGTCGCATCGCGCAACGCCGCATCGGTCGCCTGA
- the gpmI gene encoding 2,3-bisphosphoglycerate-independent phosphoglycerate mutase, with the protein MLLLVLDGWGWRTETDGNAIAMANTPVWDRLLATAPMTLLDASGLAVGLPAGQMGNSEVGHLNLGAGRVVPQDLVRINQSIERGEFQHLRAIEAVAAHAIRNRSTVHLAGLLGPGGVHAIDAHLRAVIAAMVELDVPRIAIHGFLDGRDSPPKSAGDVVAGLQRDIASIGGGRTVIASLTGRYFAMDRDKRWDRTRLAYDAMVHGVGIQAADPVPAVLDAYARGETDEFIKPLVITAHGEPVATMRGGDAIFFFNYRSDRMRQIVAALTSPGFTGFPVGERPELFAATMTQYDQTFTLPQAFAPFSMVRILTEVLSGAERRQFRTAETEKYPHVTYFFNGGHEPPWPGEERTLVPSAKVATYDLQPEMSAAGITEVLCTALQHREHDFYLANFANADMVGHTGVLPAVIKAIETVDDSLGRILATAAASNVMVMVTADHGNAEQMIDPATGGPHTAHTTNPVPFVALGTTHALRSGGALCDVAPTLLALLGLEQPAEMTGRALLRG; encoded by the coding sequence GTGCTCCTCCTCGTCCTGGACGGCTGGGGGTGGCGCACCGAAACCGACGGCAATGCCATCGCGATGGCGAATACACCAGTATGGGATCGGCTCCTCGCGACCGCGCCGATGACGCTCCTCGATGCCAGCGGACTCGCCGTCGGCCTGCCGGCGGGACAGATGGGAAACAGCGAAGTCGGGCACCTCAATCTCGGGGCCGGACGCGTCGTCCCGCAGGACCTCGTCCGCATCAACCAGAGCATCGAACGCGGCGAATTCCAGCACCTCCGGGCGATCGAAGCGGTGGCCGCGCACGCGATCAGGAATCGCAGCACGGTGCACCTGGCCGGACTCCTCGGCCCAGGCGGCGTGCATGCGATCGACGCCCATCTCCGTGCCGTCATCGCGGCGATGGTCGAGCTCGATGTTCCCCGCATTGCCATCCACGGCTTCCTCGATGGTCGCGATTCGCCGCCGAAGTCCGCCGGCGATGTGGTGGCCGGACTGCAGCGCGATATCGCCAGTATCGGCGGGGGCCGCACCGTCATTGCATCGCTCACCGGGCGGTACTTCGCGATGGATCGCGACAAACGGTGGGATCGAACCCGTCTGGCATATGACGCGATGGTCCATGGCGTCGGAATCCAGGCGGCGGATCCGGTCCCTGCCGTGCTCGACGCGTACGCGCGCGGCGAGACCGACGAGTTCATCAAGCCGCTCGTCATCACCGCGCACGGCGAGCCGGTCGCGACGATGCGCGGTGGAGACGCCATCTTCTTCTTCAATTACCGGTCCGACCGGATGCGGCAGATCGTTGCGGCGCTCACCTCGCCGGGATTCACCGGCTTTCCCGTCGGCGAGCGGCCGGAATTGTTCGCCGCGACGATGACGCAGTACGACCAGACCTTCACACTGCCGCAGGCGTTCGCCCCGTTCTCGATGGTCCGCATTCTCACCGAAGTGCTGAGCGGCGCCGAGCGGCGGCAGTTCCGGACCGCCGAGACCGAGAAGTATCCGCACGTGACGTACTTCTTCAATGGCGGTCACGAACCGCCGTGGCCCGGCGAGGAGCGGACGCTGGTCCCGTCCGCCAAGGTCGCCACCTACGACCTGCAACCGGAAATGAGTGCGGCCGGGATCACCGAGGTCCTCTGCACCGCGCTGCAGCATCGCGAGCATGACTTCTATCTCGCCAACTTCGCCAACGCCGACATGGTCGGGCACACCGGGGTCCTCCCGGCAGTGATCAAGGCGATCGAGACGGTTGATGATTCGCTCGGACGGATCCTCGCGACGGCGGCCGCATCAAATGTGATGGTCATGGTGACCGCGGATCACGGCAATGCCGAACAGATGATCGATCCCGCCACCGGTGGCCCGCACACGGCCCATACCACCAATCCAGTGCCGTTCGTGGCGCTGGGTACCACCCATGCGCTGCGCTCGGGCGGCGCGCTCTGTGACGTCGCCCCGACCCTCCTGGCGCTGCTGGGGCTCGAGCAGCCGGCGGAGATGACGGGGCGAGCGCTCTTGCGAGGCTAG
- the glp gene encoding gephyrin-like molybdotransferase Glp: MRVVSADDAERAIAAQLIPQPAVRIPLADAVGHILADDVRATIPLPPWTNAAMDGYAVRAADLHGATRSRPVSLRVVGTSQAGTFPDRTVEAGDAMRIFTGAPVPAGADSVVRQEDTDRGREMVQIVDARDAGANVRRGGADLERGAVAFAAGTEIGPRQIGLLAALAITHPMVHRAPRVGILATGDEVVSLDQVDRVLASQSLADVNGPALAALVRDAGAVPVPLGIAPDSCGALKERIVSAEQIDLLITAGGVSVGDHDHVREVMTALGVVTPFDRVRMRPGGPTTFGVFPGGLPWLALPGNPVSAMVTFELFGRPAIAIMRGSRSPARRWQRAVLTQDFPREPVLDQYIRCVIECADDGERRVVPTGPQGSGFLTSIARADALALIPAGNAALPAGTSVQILPLG, encoded by the coding sequence ATGCGCGTCGTGTCGGCCGACGACGCCGAGCGCGCGATTGCGGCGCAGCTCATCCCCCAGCCGGCGGTCCGAATTCCCCTCGCCGATGCGGTCGGCCACATCCTCGCCGACGACGTTCGCGCCACCATTCCGCTGCCCCCCTGGACCAACGCCGCCATGGACGGATACGCGGTGCGTGCGGCCGATCTCCACGGCGCCACGCGTAGCCGTCCCGTCTCGCTGCGCGTCGTCGGAACGAGCCAGGCCGGGACATTCCCCGACCGAACCGTCGAAGCCGGCGACGCGATGCGGATCTTCACCGGTGCCCCGGTCCCCGCCGGCGCCGATAGTGTGGTGCGCCAGGAAGACACCGACCGGGGACGGGAGATGGTCCAGATCGTCGACGCCCGCGACGCGGGGGCCAATGTTCGCCGAGGAGGCGCTGACCTTGAGCGCGGCGCCGTGGCGTTCGCGGCGGGGACGGAGATCGGCCCACGGCAGATCGGACTGCTCGCCGCGCTGGCCATCACCCATCCGATGGTCCATCGGGCGCCGCGCGTCGGCATCCTGGCCACCGGTGACGAGGTGGTGAGCCTGGACCAGGTCGACCGGGTCCTCGCATCCCAGTCACTCGCCGACGTCAACGGACCGGCCCTCGCGGCGTTGGTGCGCGATGCCGGCGCGGTGCCGGTTCCGCTCGGCATCGCCCCCGATAGCTGCGGCGCTCTGAAGGAACGGATTGTCTCGGCTGAGCAGATTGACCTGCTGATTACGGCGGGCGGCGTGAGCGTGGGCGATCACGACCACGTGCGAGAAGTGATGACGGCGCTGGGCGTGGTCACGCCGTTCGACCGGGTCCGGATGCGCCCGGGCGGGCCGACCACCTTCGGCGTCTTTCCCGGCGGACTGCCGTGGCTCGCGCTGCCCGGGAATCCGGTGAGCGCGATGGTGACCTTCGAGCTCTTCGGCCGGCCGGCGATCGCGATCATGCGAGGAAGCCGGTCGCCGGCGCGGCGGTGGCAACGCGCCGTGCTCACGCAGGACTTCCCCCGGGAGCCAGTCCTCGATCAGTACATCCGGTGCGTGATCGAATGCGCCGACGATGGCGAGCGGCGAGTCGTCCCCACCGGCCCGCAGGGGTCGGGCTTTCTCACCTCGATTGCACGCGCCGACGCGCTGGCGCTGATCCCGGCAGGGAATGCTGCGCTCCCGGCCGGGACCAGCGTGCAGATCCTGCCGCTTGGCTAG
- a CDS encoding NifU family protein, with protein sequence MTTIVASEALFERIERTIDELRPYIASHRGSVEVIDFDVAAGRLLVRLGGHCAGCAASTVTLKQGLESRLRSAVPEVLVVEAV encoded by the coding sequence GTGACCACCATTGTCGCCTCAGAAGCGTTGTTCGAGCGCATCGAACGCACCATCGACGAACTCCGACCCTACATCGCATCCCATCGGGGGAGCGTCGAGGTGATCGACTTCGACGTGGCTGCCGGCCGCCTCCTCGTCCGTCTCGGCGGACATTGCGCCGGCTGCGCGGCCTCCACGGTCACGCTCAAGCAGGGGCTCGAGTCCCGGCTCCGCTCTGCCGTCCCAGAGGTGCTGGTCGTCGAGGCCGTGTGA